The stretch of DNA aaaccaaaaaaaagcgCGTTAACTTgttcaaaaaaaagaaaagaaacttgGAGACAGATAGAGATAGTGGCAGACATTGATGACATATTGGATTTTATCTTTGAACACGATTGAAATATATCCTGGAGGTGGATTGGGCCAAAATGGGAGCTGAAGATGAGCTGTGTTTCGGCTGTGCCCCATGTCTTTCAAAGTCAGCGCGCTCATGTGGTTATTTCCCCATTTGGCAACAATATCCCTCACGTGTATTCCGTTCAGAAATTCGACCATTTCTCCTCAGCAACACTCGCTCCAGCGCCTCTTGAAATACACCCTTTAACGCCCGTACTTGCATAGCTTCCAGGGAAATGTCAAGCCTTGCCGGTGCACTGGACGAATATCCACAATCCCACCACCTCAAAGAGGCACCTACCCGAACATATTACTCCGACGACATCGAAATGAACAATTCCGCCCATGCAATCAACAAAGATGATtccgaagacgaggatgaacAGCAGGACGAACACATGTCGGACCTTTTTGGAAATGACAACGATGTAGAAGTGCAGAGACATGCCAGGTTGGTATAGCTATGTTTCTCCATACTATTCCCAAATTGCACTGTCTTATCGTTCACCAGGGCCCCAGCATCGCCCACTGCATCCGGTCCCGATTCTGAGCAGCTGCCATCACCAGAGCGCGAACACAGACACGCTCTAGAgtacgatgaagaggacgaagcACCTCCGGAAGCGGTCGTGGAAGTGAAAGAGGCTGAAGTTTCGTTTCCGAACCTTCCTGTTCCCAAGTCTTCAGATGGACATGTAGGAGTTACACGCTTTATGTCGGAATCTAAGATGCTAAACGCGCGTTCCGTTGACAGAACTGGGTTATTCGAATGCCGAATTTCGTTAAAGTCGATACTAAACCCTTCCATCCCGATACATATGTCGGTCctgacgaggaggaggcaCTTGTAGGCGCCGCTGCTCGGGAGAAAGCAAATACCATAAAATTGAAAGTCGGAAACATGCTTCGTTGGCGCTGGACTAAAGACGCGACTGGCGAAGATGTGAGTGAAAAAACATGGTTATATGCGCGTTCATTGACAAAGTCGATCTTAGCGGAAAGAATCCAATAGCCGTATTATTCGTTGGTCTGACGGTTCTCTAAGTTTGCGCCTCGGCAAAGAACTTTTCGACATAGACCAATCTATCGACAACTCAGGTTCTGTTGTTCGTCAATCTGTGGGATCTCAGCAACCGTCTCAATCTCAAACTCAAACAACAAGTCAGCCGACGCCTGGCACAGGCAAGACTGAGGGACTAACGTATCTAGTGGCACAACATAAGCGTTCTCAGGTGCTACAATCAGAAGCTATCATCACAGGCTACATGAGTCTTCGCCCAACTGGCATGTCCTCCGAGGTTCACCGTATGCTTGTACGCGCCGTTGAGCAGAAGCACAAACAAGTCGCGCGTCTGAAAATGGTAAACGACCCTTCCATAGACcccgaaaaagaaaagatggagatgatgaagcaAAGCGCAAGAAAGTCGAGAAAGAGGACAGACGACAACGATGGTCTCGGCTCTGGAAAACGAAGACGCAATTATCGTAGGAGCACTGACCACGACGTCATGTGGagtgacgatgatgaggatccTGCTGGAATGTATGGTGGTGGctctgaagaagatgaagacggtATAGGTGCTAGTGGGTCGCCACGCAAAGCGAAACGAAAGTCTGGAgaaggaaagggagaagaagattaCCAAGCCGATGACTTTGTTGTACCGGATGATTCAGAGGACGATGCTGATGCTGGTCCTAGTCGGAAGCGCCAGAAAGAGGATAGCGATGCAGAGGACGATCTTGAAAGAATGGAAGCTAATCTAGAGAAGCAGGCCGCAGCAGAGAAAAAGAACCGCGGAGGCGACaccaagaaatcaaaaaggagaaacgatgacgatgacaacGATACAGAAGACGATGGAGCAGGCGCTATGGAAGTTGAgagcgaagaggaagaggacgaagactTCAAGGTGCGGCGCGTCACGAGCAAACGCGCCATCGctttcgacgacgacgacgaataGAATACCATCTATTTTTCATTGCCATGCAAGTACACATACCTTCATGTAATTCTATTCAGCAGTTCAAAACGCAGGAGGTTCTCCTCATCTAGATAACCTCGCATGTAATATTAATATTCATGTTGATGTACATAATGAAGAATCATAAAGATAATGTTCAATGTTATAAGTATATACTTCATATAAATGCTTACTTGGGAAGGGAAAGACAGCAGGGTGGTTACTTGCGTGTAGCCCCGACCCTGGTTTTCAGGGTGCCATCTTCTGCCCATTCCTGTGAAGGTTTTACACTGTCGACGAATTTTTGATTTTCGTGGTTGCCCTTCAATAAATTGTGTAAAGTAAAAATAGCGTGTTCTCGTAGATCTGACACAGCAACGATCAGTCGCAATTAATCAAGTATATTGTCAACATCATTCAGAAGACTCACATGGATTTCGTTCATCGACAACGCACAGGTTCATAACCACCGCAAGACCACCGGCCTCGCGCGTGCGGTCCTGTACTGACTTGGCACCATGAGACAAAACCCCCAACAATCGAACTAAATCGCGTTTCAAGTACGAGAAACCTGA from Psilocybe cubensis strain MGC-MH-2018 chromosome 7, whole genome shotgun sequence encodes:
- a CDS encoding RNA polymerase-associated protein LEO1; protein product: MSSLAGALDEYPQSHHLKEAPTRTYYSDDIEMNNSAHAINKDDSEDEDEQQDEHMSDLFGNDNDVEVQRHARAPASPTASGPDSEQLPSPEREHRHALEYDEEDEAPPEAVVEVKEAEVSFPNLPVPKSSDGHNWVIRMPNFVKVDTKPFHPDTYVGPDEEEALVGAAAREKANTIKLKVGNMLRWRWTKDATGEDRKESNSRIIRWSDGSLSLRLGKELFDIDQSIDNSGSVVRQSVGSQQPSQSQTQTTSQPTPGTGKTEGLTYLVAQHKRSQVLQSEAIITGYMSLRPTGMSSEVHRMLVRAVEQKHKQVARLKMVNDPSIDPEKEKMEMMKQSARKSRKRTDDNDGLGSGKRRRNYRRSTDHDVMWSDDDEDPAGMYGGGSEEDEDGIGASGSPRKAKRKSGEGKGEEDYQADDFVVPDDSEDDADAGPSRKRQKEDSDAEDDLERMEANLEKQAAAEKKNRGGDTKKSKRRNDDDDNDTEDDGAGAMEVESEEEEDEDFKVRRVTSKRAIAFDDDDE